Proteins from one Ranitomeya variabilis isolate aRanVar5 chromosome 1, aRanVar5.hap1, whole genome shotgun sequence genomic window:
- the LOC143793061 gene encoding general transcription factor IIE subunit 1-like produces the protein MGDQDTMTEVPAALKRLAKYMVRGFYGLEHSLTLDVLIRYPCVKEDDIALLLKFEKKQLRAILNTLKADKFIKCRMRVETGSNGKSTKHNYYYINYKVLVDVVKYKLDHVRRKIESDERESTIRASFKCPGCLSTYSDLEVNQLFDPFTELFRCTYCNAEVEEDFSSMPKRDARTLLAKFNEQIEPIFVLLQETEDIVLPCELLEPQPTYIPELANSCEQSSDMAAVDMQGNLGRWANKTSSMDNMYVQSVTINVNEPELKKVKEKKGKEQPVWMKESTVSVPEGLPEEIKSDLLPEELENMDENANKRNGADNEVLRTLLIHEMKSGSGPTVTQITKSDSESDTSESDEERKRAKPEGAKPMSSAEQDEEVEAEDPVVMVGGQPHVYSDVSQNPSLVSFMTEEEREAYIKIGQQMFQSAFE, from the exons ATGGGAGACCAAGACACCATGACCGAGGTCCCTGCCGCACTGAAACGACTGGCCAAGTACATGGTCCGTGGATTTTATGGGTtggaacattctctgaccctcgaCGTTCTCATCAGGTATCCTTGCGTGAAAGAGGACGACATTGCTCTGCTCCTCAAGTTTGAGAAGAAGCAGCTCCGAGCAATCCTCAACACCTTAAAGGCTGATAAATTCATCAAGTGTCGCATGCGTGTAGAAACCGGCTCCAATGGGAAGAGCACCAAACACAACTATTATTACATCAATTACAAAGTGCTAGTAGATGTGGTCAAGTATAAACTGGATCATGTTCGCCGCAAGATTGAGTCCGATGAGCGAGAATCCACCATAAGGGCTTCCTTTAAGTGTCCTGGGTGTCTCAGCACCTACTCTGACCTGGAGGTGAATCAGCTGTTTGACCCATTTAcag AGCTCTTTCGTTGCACTTACTGCAATGCTGAAGTAGAAGAAGACTTCTCATCAATGCCGAAAAGAGATGCCAGAACGTTACTTGCGAAATTCAATGAGCAGATTGAACCGATCTTTGTGCTTCTCCAAGAGACAGAAGACATTGTGCTCCCATGTGAGCTGCTCGAGCCGCAGCCAACATATATCCCAGAGCTTGCAAACAG CTGTGAACAGAGCTCTGACATGGCAGCTGTTGATATGCAAGGGAACCTGGGGCGATGGGCAAACAAAACTTCATCTATGGACAATATGTATGTCCAAAGTGTGACCATTAATGTCAACGAGCCGGAGCTTAAAAAGGTGAAAGAGAAGAAAGGGAAGGAGCAGCCAGTGTGGATGAAGGAAAGCACGGTGTCTGTCCCTGAGGGGCTTCCGGAAGAAATAAAGAGTGATCTCT TACCTGAAGAATTAGAAAATATGGATGAAAATGCCAATAAGCGCAATGGTGCTGACAATGAAGTGCTCAGGACTCTACTAATTCATGAAATGAAATCTGGATCTGGCCCAACTGTCACTCAAATAACCAAAAGTGATTCAGAAAGCGACACCAGCGAGTCTGATGAAGAGAGAAAACGCGCAAAGCCAGAAGGGGCGAAACCCATGAGCAGCGCAGAGCAGGATGAAGAGGTCGAAGcggaggacccagtggtcatggtgggTGGCCAGCCCCATGTGTATAGTGACGTCAGTCAGAACCCAAGTCTGGTGTCGTTTATGACGGAGGAGGAGAGAGAAGCGTACATCAAAATAGGACAACAAATGTTCCAGTCCGCGTTTGAGTGA